One stretch of Thermanaerosceptrum fracticalcis DNA includes these proteins:
- a CDS encoding cell division protein FtsA — MESIFVLDIGTRTVMGLIASLEDGKLSVSHLIYKEHKTRSMLDGQIHNVEQVTQIVKEIVQEIRSLSGLELKKVAVAAAGRALRTVRGTAKVKFPVGTVITREDVLSLELQAVQDAQLALPKNQGYIPLSQQYYCVGYSVVEQHLDNITIGSLVGQRGQDADLQVVATFLPRIVVDSLQTVVEQAGLELFSITLEPIAVANLVLNPTMRRLNLVLVDIGAGTSDIAVCGDNTVSAFGMVPMAGDEITEAICDAYLLDFNVGEQVKRNLTDENITVTDVLGIEQNLKKSEVLTTLVPAVDSLAEAIAQEIYGLNGKTPQAVLLVGGGSLTPGLTRSLAEKLQLPENRVAVQQAGKLNNVLNLPPDSLGPNFITVLGIAYTGLTCPTMGFVSVNINDIPVRLLNIGKNTVAEALLAGGFNLRDLYGRPGMALTFEINGQMVSIPGKMGTPGSITLNGEPAQLNNTVRQGDKIIFTPGKPGEEAKATYGEVLKDYFGFCRVNGKNVEIKPVVKTGNKIISLEDNIVDGSKAEVVTKQTVKDVLAEAGFLGGSTEVTVNGKVLSLLDMSLCTINGKKAKLDDQVAPGDHIYFEPVKNLTVDNFLPGTVTKGTALQVYVNGEKVALQQGEKIWVNKNPAERTTPVQPGDEIDYQFCDKKFPPILIDIFNKINFSPNPPPGKTRLLLLVNNEEKEYTYPLQDGDKIEISWT, encoded by the coding sequence TTGGAATCTATCTTTGTCTTAGATATCGGCACCAGGACAGTAATGGGTTTAATCGCCTCATTAGAGGATGGGAAGCTTTCTGTTTCTCATTTGATTTATAAAGAGCATAAGACCAGATCAATGTTAGACGGGCAAATACATAATGTAGAACAAGTTACGCAAATTGTCAAAGAAATAGTACAGGAAATTAGGAGCCTGTCCGGTTTGGAATTAAAAAAAGTGGCTGTAGCTGCAGCAGGTAGGGCTTTACGCACAGTGAGGGGTACGGCCAAAGTTAAATTTCCTGTGGGAACTGTCATCACCAGGGAAGATGTTTTATCTCTTGAATTGCAGGCAGTACAGGATGCCCAGCTTGCCCTGCCCAAAAACCAAGGCTATATACCTCTTTCCCAACAGTATTACTGTGTTGGTTACAGTGTGGTGGAACAACATCTGGATAATATTACCATCGGTTCTTTAGTTGGTCAGAGGGGACAGGACGCGGACCTTCAGGTCGTGGCTACTTTCTTGCCGCGCATTGTTGTTGACTCCTTGCAGACTGTGGTGGAACAGGCAGGGCTGGAGTTGTTCAGTATCACCCTGGAGCCCATTGCTGTAGCCAACCTGGTTTTAAATCCCACCATGAGACGTTTAAATTTAGTACTGGTTGACATTGGGGCGGGAACATCTGATATCGCCGTGTGCGGTGATAACACTGTCAGCGCCTTTGGCATGGTACCCATGGCGGGCGATGAAATTACAGAGGCTATCTGTGATGCGTATTTATTAGATTTTAACGTGGGGGAACAGGTAAAACGCAACCTAACTGATGAAAATATTACCGTAACAGACGTATTAGGTATTGAACAAAATCTCAAAAAAAGTGAAGTTCTCACAACCTTAGTCCCCGCTGTAGATAGTTTGGCGGAGGCAATTGCTCAAGAAATATATGGATTAAACGGCAAAACACCGCAGGCTGTATTGTTAGTGGGCGGCGGCAGTCTTACTCCCGGGCTAACCCGTAGCTTGGCTGAGAAACTTCAGCTCCCCGAAAACAGGGTGGCCGTGCAACAGGCCGGCAAACTGAACAATGTTTTAAATTTACCGCCCGATTCTCTGGGGCCCAATTTTATCACAGTACTGGGTATTGCCTATACAGGTTTAACCTGTCCAACCATGGGGTTTGTTTCCGTAAACATTAATGATATACCTGTACGCCTGTTAAATATAGGGAAAAATACCGTGGCGGAAGCATTACTGGCGGGAGGCTTTAATCTCCGTGACCTTTATGGCAGACCTGGTATGGCCTTAACCTTTGAAATAAACGGACAGATGGTTTCTATCCCCGGTAAAATGGGAACACCCGGCAGTATCACTTTAAATGGTGAGCCTGCCCAATTAAACAATACGGTAAGACAAGGAGATAAAATTATCTTTACGCCGGGCAAGCCCGGTGAAGAGGCCAAAGCTACCTATGGAGAGGTCTTGAAAGATTATTTTGGTTTTTGTCGAGTAAACGGAAAAAATGTGGAGATAAAACCGGTTGTTAAAACAGGTAATAAGATTATCTCTCTTGAAGACAACATCGTTGATGGCAGTAAAGCGGAAGTGGTGACGAAGCAAACTGTAAAAGACGTCCTGGCGGAAGCCGGTTTTCTCGGGGGTTCTACAGAGGTGACGGTTAATGGTAAAGTTTTATCTCTACTGGATATGTCCCTTTGTACAATTAACGGCAAAAAGGCAAAGCTCGATGACCAGGTAGCACCGGGAGATCACATTTATTTTGAACCTGTAAAAAATCTTACTGTGGACAATTTTCTTCCCGGAACTGTCACTAAAGGAACTGCCCTACAAGTTTATGTAAACGGAGAAAAGGTTGCTCTGCAGCAGGGTGAAAAAATCTGGGTGAATAAAAATCCTGCGGAAAGAACTACCCCGGTTCAACCAGGTGATGAAATTGACTATCAATTTTGTGATAAAAAATTTCCTCCTATCCTCATCGATATATTTAATAAAATAAATTTTTCACCAAACCCGCCTCCTGGCAAAACCCGGCTTTTGCTTTTGGTAAATAACGAAGAGAAAGAATATACGTACCCTTTACAAGATGGAGATAAAATTGAAATTTCCTGGACATAA
- a CDS encoding gamma carbonic anhydrase family protein, producing the protein MSNLYPYKGSLPQAEEDVFIAPGATVIGKVTLKKGVNIWYNAVIRGDVEAISVDEYTNIQDNCIVHADPGSPTVIGKYVTIGHNAVVHGCKINDYSLIGMGAIILNDVEIGEGAVIGAGALVTKGTKIPPYSVVVGSPAKVIKTLDSSSFEERKTHALRYYKLSRAHIESLSE; encoded by the coding sequence ATGAGTAATTTGTATCCTTACAAAGGAAGTTTGCCGCAGGCAGAGGAGGATGTTTTTATTGCACCCGGTGCCACCGTTATCGGGAAGGTTACTTTAAAAAAAGGTGTTAACATCTGGTACAACGCTGTCATCCGTGGTGATGTGGAAGCCATCTCCGTGGATGAATATACAAATATCCAGGATAACTGTATCGTTCATGCTGATCCGGGATCACCCACAGTTATCGGTAAATATGTAACCATTGGTCACAATGCAGTGGTTCATGGCTGCAAAATAAATGACTACAGCTTAATCGGTATGGGTGCTATCATTCTTAATGATGTGGAGATCGGGGAAGGGGCTGTGATTGGAGCCGGCGCGTTAGTTACCAAAGGAACTAAAATTCCCCCTTATTCTGTGGTAGTTGGTTCTCCGGCCAAAGTAATTAAGACCTTAGATTCTTCTAGTTTTGAAGAGAGAAAGACCCATGCTCTTAGATATTACAAATTGAGTCGGGCGCATATAGAGAGCCTGAGTGAATAA
- the speD gene encoding adenosylmethionine decarboxylase produces the protein MGSNPLIHSLGHQILAELHDCNKDYLDEIEKCREIMVGAAQAAHAEIRETVFHKFEPQGVSGVVVISESHLTIHTWPELGYAAVDVFTCGETVDPWDAIEHIVVEFDAEYVTVLDINRGMKDLNKLVKGKGRIKSIEQF, from the coding sequence TTGGGTAGTAATCCTCTAATCCACTCTCTTGGTCATCAAATTTTAGCGGAACTCCATGACTGTAACAAAGATTATTTAGATGAAATAGAGAAATGCCGGGAGATCATGGTAGGAGCTGCCCAGGCTGCTCATGCGGAAATAAGGGAGACTGTCTTTCACAAATTTGAACCCCAGGGAGTCAGTGGTGTGGTAGTAATTTCTGAATCTCATCTCACGATTCATACCTGGCCCGAACTGGGTTATGCCGCCGTAGATGTCTTTACCTGTGGGGAAACAGTGGATCCCTGGGATGCCATTGAACATATTGTAGTGGAGTTTGATGCCGAGTACGTAACGGTTTTAGATATAAACAGGGGTATGAAAGATTTAAACAAATTAGTGAAAGGTAAAGGGAGAATCAAATCTATAGAGCAGTTTTAG
- a CDS encoding CheR family methyltransferase: MDVYEKFLKDLQRRLDVDLTGYKRPQMERRINTLMRSLGVKDYDEFIDLMVRDKQRFDQFLDHLTINVSEFFRNPAQWQVLEKQILPALLAQNPNLKIWSAGCSTGEEPYSLAMLLSEVAPRGQHSILATDFDVRVLKKAQEGAYPAKTTAGIPGHYLQKYFIQQGDTYRVKDELKRLITFRNHNLMRDKFPEQLDLILCRNVVIYFTEETKYELYKKFFYALRRQGILFTGSTEQIIQAREIGYESVAIFFYRRP, translated from the coding sequence ATGGACGTATACGAAAAGTTTTTAAAGGATTTACAGCGGCGGTTGGATGTGGATCTTACAGGGTATAAGCGACCGCAAATGGAAAGAAGAATCAATACCCTTATGCGTTCTTTAGGGGTAAAAGACTATGATGAATTCATAGATTTAATGGTTAGGGATAAACAGAGATTTGACCAGTTTTTAGATCATCTAACCATTAACGTTTCGGAGTTTTTCCGTAACCCTGCCCAGTGGCAGGTTTTAGAGAAACAGATTTTGCCGGCCCTTTTAGCGCAAAATCCCAATTTAAAAATCTGGAGCGCAGGTTGTTCCACGGGGGAAGAACCTTATTCTCTGGCCATGCTGTTATCAGAAGTTGCTCCCCGGGGACAGCACAGCATCCTGGCCACGGATTTTGATGTCAGGGTATTAAAAAAAGCCCAGGAAGGTGCTTATCCGGCAAAAACCACAGCAGGGATTCCAGGTCATTACCTGCAGAAATATTTTATCCAGCAGGGTGATACATACAGGGTCAAAGACGAACTAAAGAGACTGATCACTTTCCGTAATCATAATTTGATGCGCGATAAGTTCCCCGAACAGCTTGACCTGATTTTATGTCGCAATGTAGTGATTTACTTTACGGAAGAAACAAAATACGAACTCTATAAGAAGTTCTTTTACGCACTGCGTAGGCAGGGAATACTTTTTACCGGCAGTACCGAACAGATCATCCAGGCCAGGGAAATCGGCTATGAATCGGTCGCCATATTCTTCTATCGTCGACCCTAA